In Corylus avellana chromosome ca2, CavTom2PMs-1.0, the following proteins share a genomic window:
- the LOC132168718 gene encoding probable 2-carboxy-D-arabinitol-1-phosphatase isoform X1, with the protein MFCGVLTLTNFVCSSSSSSSTSIYDSKTPIKLQARSSATPRSQCSNSSPDMPLTTEKFQNDGSMTGGAYDFERATTSLSNQSLSSSKKVTLVRHGLSSWNEESKVQGSSNLSILTETGVRQAERCRKALTNIYFDQCFSSPISRAKSTAEVIWQGREEPLVFLDSLKEAHLFFLEGMKNVDAKERYPKEYTTWREDPANFYVNGVYPIRKLWATAREAWREILLSPGENFLVITHKSILRALICTAVGLPPERFRAIDMNNGGISVFNFNKRGEAMLQSLNMTAHMYSDHFYIY; encoded by the exons ATGTTTTGTGGAGTTCTAACGTTGACCAACTTTGTAtgttcatcttcatcttcatcttcaacctccaTTTATGATTCTAAAACACCCATTAAGCTCCAAGCTCGTTCTTCCGCAACACCCAGATCTCAGTGCTCGAATTCTAGCCCGGACATGCCCCTAACGACTG AGAAATTCCAAAATGATGGTTCTATGACTGGTGGTGCATATGATTTTGAAAGAGCAACAACATCACTTTCCAATCAGTCATTGTCGTCGTCTAAGAAGGTAACTCTTGTGAGGCACGGCCTTAGCTCTTGGAATGAAGAGAGTAAAGTTCAG GGAAGCTCAAACTTATCAATCCTAACAGAAACTGGAGTGAGGCAAGCAGAGAGGTGCAGAAAAGCCTTGACAAATATATACTTTGATCAATGCTTTTCAAGTCCAATATCTCGTGCTAAG TCCACTGCTGAAGTTATATGGCAAGGGAGGGAAGAGCCACTTGTTTTCCTTGATTCGTTGAAGGAAGCCCATCTATTTTTTCTTGAAGGCATGAAAAATG TGGATGCTAAGGAGAGATATCCAAAGGAGTATACCACATGGAGAGAAGATCCTGCTAATTTCTATGTGAATGGTGTCTACCCTATACGAAAACTATGGGCAACGGCAAGAGAGGCTTGGCGGGAAATATTACTCTCACCA GGGGAGAATTTTCTGGTCATCACTCACAAATCAATTTTGCGGGCACTGATCTGTACAGCTGTAGGGCTACCGCCAGAGAG GTTCCGAGCAATAGATATGAATAATGGCGGAATATCTGTTTTTAACTTCAACAAAAGAGGAGAAGCAATGCTTCAATCTTTAAACATGACAGCCCACATGTATAGTGATCACTTCTATATTTACTAA
- the LOC132172338 gene encoding F-box/kelch-repeat protein At3g23880-like: MMMMMANELPEDLVTQILLWLPVVSLLRFKCVCKSWYALITHQNFLRKHLLHNKNSNTHLLLKTFNETMEDYFVSTISYEELQISLTQPLPPPFFGNGEKFCISVVGSCNGLVCLHAYDTLNVVIWNPTTRETKVVPESNLPIFAPAGYCTRIQGMGFGFDAKTNDYKIISFVSMYEPNFDDYFIKDVKEIIYQKEVYSLSTDSWRKVDGPQCFIPDFSSMTYTTGMGSWLAYVEDPKLFVLSFDMSDEVFLETPLPDNVNGQELFVLNESIAMVAFMPVDEKWREIRYDIWLLLKVGVKDSWNRLFTIRPSFAKIHQPLGFWKNDTMFWNKIDNGQLFLYDLSTKQMTGLQIHGHSNSMQLVTYMETLISVKGGNESKE, from the coding sequence atgatgatgatgatggccaACGAATTGCCTGAAGACTTGGTAACGCAGATTCTGCTATGGCTTCCGGTCGTCTCTCTCTTGCGATTCAAGTGCGTCTGCAAATCCTGGTACGCTCTCATCACACACCAAAACTTCTTAAGAAAACACCTCCTACACAACAAGAACAGCAACACCCACCTTCTCCTTAAAACGTTCAACGAAACAATGGAAGATTATTTTGTATCCACGATTTCTTATGAAGAACTCCAAATATCCCTTACACAACCTCTACCTCCTCCGTTTTTTGGGAACGGCGAGAAGTTTTGTATTTCTGTGGTGGGTTCTTGCAATGGTCTCGTTTGTCTCCACGCTTACGATACATTGAATGTTGTTATATGGAATCCTACAACTAGAGAAACAAAGGTTGTCCCCGAATCAAACCTGCCCATCTTCGCTCCCGCTGGCTATTGCACCCGTATTCAAGGTATGGGATTTGGTTTTGATGCCAAAACTAATGACTACAAGATAATCAGCTTTGTTAGTATGTATGAACCCAATTTCGACGACTATTTTATTAAAGACGTTAAAGAAATCATATACCAAAAAGAGGTATACAGCTTAAGCACCGATTCTTGGAGAAAAGTTGATGGACCCCAGTGTTTTATTCCGGACTTTAGCTCGATGACGTACACCACCGGGATGGGTTCTTGGCTGGCATATGTTGAAGACCCGAAgttatttgttttgtcattTGACATGAGCGATGAGGTATTCCTAGAAACACCACTTCCAGATAATGTTAATGGGCAAGAGCTTTTCGTGTTGAATGAATCGATTGCCATGGTTGCTTTCATGCCGGTTGATGAAAAATGGAGGGAGATCCGATATGATATATGGTTGTTGCTTAAAGTTGGTGTTAAGGACTCCTGGAATAGGCTTTTTACTATTAGACCATCTTTTGCAAAAATTCACCAACCATTAGGATTTTGGAAGAATGACACCATGTTCTGGAATAAAATTGATAACGGACAACTGTTCTTGTATGACCTCTCTACCAAACAAATGACTGGTCTCCAAATTCATGGGCACAGTAACTCGATGCAGTTGGTTACTTACATGGAGACCCTAATTTCTGTCAAGGGAGGAAATGAATCTAAAGAATAG
- the LOC132168718 gene encoding probable 2-carboxy-D-arabinitol-1-phosphatase isoform X2, with translation MELIPMTHFTTEKFQNDGSMTGGAYDFERATTSLSNQSLSSSKKVTLVRHGLSSWNEESKVQGSSNLSILTETGVRQAERCRKALTNIYFDQCFSSPISRAKSTAEVIWQGREEPLVFLDSLKEAHLFFLEGMKNVDAKERYPKEYTTWREDPANFYVNGVYPIRKLWATAREAWREILLSPGENFLVITHKSILRALICTAVGLPPERFRAIDMNNGGISVFNFNKRGEAMLQSLNMTAHMYSDHFYIY, from the exons atggaGTTGATTCCAATGACGCATTTTACGACAGAGAAATTCCAAAATGATGGTTCTATGACTGGTGGTGCATATGATTTTGAAAGAGCAACAACATCACTTTCCAATCAGTCATTGTCGTCGTCTAAGAAGGTAACTCTTGTGAGGCACGGCCTTAGCTCTTGGAATGAAGAGAGTAAAGTTCAG GGAAGCTCAAACTTATCAATCCTAACAGAAACTGGAGTGAGGCAAGCAGAGAGGTGCAGAAAAGCCTTGACAAATATATACTTTGATCAATGCTTTTCAAGTCCAATATCTCGTGCTAAG TCCACTGCTGAAGTTATATGGCAAGGGAGGGAAGAGCCACTTGTTTTCCTTGATTCGTTGAAGGAAGCCCATCTATTTTTTCTTGAAGGCATGAAAAATG TGGATGCTAAGGAGAGATATCCAAAGGAGTATACCACATGGAGAGAAGATCCTGCTAATTTCTATGTGAATGGTGTCTACCCTATACGAAAACTATGGGCAACGGCAAGAGAGGCTTGGCGGGAAATATTACTCTCACCA GGGGAGAATTTTCTGGTCATCACTCACAAATCAATTTTGCGGGCACTGATCTGTACAGCTGTAGGGCTACCGCCAGAGAG GTTCCGAGCAATAGATATGAATAATGGCGGAATATCTGTTTTTAACTTCAACAAAAGAGGAGAAGCAATGCTTCAATCTTTAAACATGACAGCCCACATGTATAGTGATCACTTCTATATTTACTAA
- the LOC132168717 gene encoding 3-deoxy-manno-octulosonate cytidylyltransferase, mitochondrial-like — protein MSPTSSTTSASSSSSSFGSNSTTSSWLVHGLLSGAAIAAAAGAYVVISTRRSAKFRSRVVGIIPARFSSSRFQGKPLVPILGKPMIQRTWERAKLATSLNKLFVATDDERIAEICLGFGADVIMTSESCRNGTERCSEALQKLRKKFDIVVNIQGDEPLMEPEIIDGVVKALQAAPDAVFSTAVTSLKPEDASDPNRVKCVVDTHGYAIYFSRGLIPYNKSGKVNPHFPYLLHLGIQSYDAQFLKIYPELSSTPLQLEEDLEQLKVLENGYKMKVIKVDHDAHGVDTPKDVEKIESLMRERNLS, from the exons ATGAGTCCCACATCGAGCACCACCTctgcctcttcctcttcctcttccttcgGCTCGAACAGCACCACCAGTTCATGGCTCGTGCACGGCCTACTCTCTGGAGCTGCCATAGCGGCCGCAGCTGGGGCTTACGTGGTGATATCCACGCGCCGATCCGCAAAGTTTCGGAGCCGGGTGGTTGGAATCATACCGGCTCGTTTCAGCTCCTCCAGATTCCAAGGCAAACCACTGGTCCCAATCCTCGGAAAACCCATGATTCAG AGAACATGGGAAAGAGCCAAACTTGCTACCTCACTAAACAAACTCT TTGTGGCCACCGACGATGAGAGGATAGCAGAAATCTGTTTAGGGTTTGGAGCTGATGTGATAATGACATCAGAATCCTGCCGTAATG GAACTGAACGCTGCAGCGAGGCACTTCAAAAGCTTCGAAAGAAATTTGACATTGTTGTAAACATTCAAGGGGATGAGCCTCTAATGGAGCCCGAGATAATAGATGGGGTTGTCAAAGCTCTGCAG GCAGCCCCAGATGCTGTATTCAGCACTGCAGTTACATCTTTGAAACCAGAAGATGCATCTGATCCAAATCGAGTGAAATGTGTGGTGGATACTCATGGATATGCAATCTATTTTTCAAGGGGTCTGATCCCATATAACAA GTCAGGGAAGGTCAATCCACACTTCCCATATTTACTTCATCTTGGAATCCAG AGCTATGATGCACAGTTTTTAAAGATATATCCAGAGCTTTCATCTACTCCATTGCAACTAGAAGAAGATTTAGAGCAGCTTAAAGTCCTTGAGAATGGGTATAAGATGAAG GTGATCAAGGTTGACCATGATGCTCATGGGGTGGACACTCCAAAAGATGTGGAGAAGATAGAATCTCTTATGCGGGAAAGAAATTTGTCTTAG
- the LOC132168716 gene encoding pentatricopeptide repeat-containing protein At2g33760, with protein MDAKQLRQQQQVVDHQHRESHSHSPAYQALLRAGPRIRPLQQVHAQIVVLGKCRSLSLLTKLLTLACAACSITYTRRLFLTVPDPDSFLFNSLIKGCSKLGFPKDAVFFYRRMGLASISPSNYTFTSVIKACADLSALRLGREIHSHVLVSGYGSDSFVQAALVAFYAKSGDLCVARKLFDKMPERTVVAWNSMISGYEQNGFSREAIGLFYQMREWGVEPESTTFVSVLSGCAQLGAIGLGCWVHDYVVSHGFDVNVVLGTSLINMYSRCGNVTKAREVFDLMSERNVISWTAMISGYGIHGYGREAMQLFRQMRVHGPRPNNVTFVSVLSACAHAGLIQEGRCAFADMMSEYGLVPGVEHHVCMVDMLGRAGLLNEAYQFVKELNLGELAPAIWTAMLGACKMHKNFDLGVEVAEHLLAVEPENPGHYVLLSNIYALAGKMDRVELVRNMMIRKGLKKQVGYSTIEVGQKTYLFSNGDKSLPEIEEVYRYLDELMSRCREAGYAPAPASVMHELEEEEREYALRYHSEKLAIAFGLLKMNPGLTIRVVKNLRMCEDCHSAIKYISIVSNREIIVRDRLRFHHFNNGSCSCLDYW; from the coding sequence ATGGATGCCAAACAACTCCGACAACAACAGCAAGTAGTCGATCATCAACACAGGGAATCACACTCACACTCTCCTGCCTACCAAGCTCTTCTCAGGGCGGGCCCACGTATCAGACCCCTCCAACAAGTACACGCCCAAATCGTGGTCTTAGGCAAGTGTCGCAGCCTATCCCTTCTCACCAAGCTCCTCACACTGGCTTGCGCCGCGTGCTCAATAACCTACACTCGCCGGCTCTTCCTCACTGTCCCAGACCCCGACTCCTTTCTCTTCAACTCCCTCATCAAAGGCTGCTCCAAGCTCGGGTTCCCAAAGGACGCCGTCTTCTTCTATCGCCGAATGGGCCTCGCGAGTATTTCGCCGTCGAATTATACTTTCACGTCCGTGATCAAAGCGTGCGCGGATCTTTCGGCTTTGAGACTTGGTAGGGAGATTCATTCCCATGTTTTGGTTTCTGGGTACGGCTCGGATTCATTTGTGCAGGCTGCGCTGGTTGCGTTCTACGCGAAATCTGGTGATTTGTGTGTTGCCCGGAAACTGTTTGATAAAATGCCGGAGAGAACGGTTGTGGCTTGGAATTCGATGATATCGGGGTACGAGCAAAATGGGTTCTCGAGGGAAGCCATTGGATTGTTTTATCAGATGCGAGAGTGGGGTGTTGAGCCTGAATCCACAACGTTTGTTAGTGTATTGTCAGGTTGTGCTCAGTTGGGGGCAATTGGTTTGGGATGTTGGGTTCATGATTATGTCGTTAGTCATGGCTTTGATGTCAATGTGGTTCTAGGTACTTCTTTGATTAATATGTATTCTAGATGCGGGAATGTGACCAAAGCGCGAGAagtttttgatttgatgagtGAACGAAATGTAATTTCTTGGACGGCTATGATTTCCGGGTATGGAATTCATGGTTATGGTAGAGAAGCAATGCAGCTCTTTAGACAAATGAGAGTACATGGTCCACGTCCTAACAATGTCACATTTGTTTCTGTCTTGTCGGCATGTGCTCATGCAGGGCTCATTCAGGAAGGGCGCTGTGCCTTCGCAGACATGATGTCAGAGTATGGGTTGGTGCCAGGAGTGGAACATCATGTTTGCATGGTTGATATGCTGGGGCGTGCCGGACTTCTCAATGAAGCTTATCAATTTGTCAAAGAATTGAATCTTGGGGAGCTGGCTCCAGCAATTTGGACTGCAATGCTTGGGGCATGCAAGATGCATAAGAATTTTGATCTTGGAGTAGAAGTTGCTGAGCATCTTTTAGCTGTAGAACCAGAAAATCCGGGTCATTATGTTTTGctttcaaatatatatgcaCTGGCTGGTAAGATGGATCGAGTGGAATTGGTTAGAAACATGATGATTCGGAAAGGCCTAAAGAAGCAAGTTGGCTATAGCACAATAGAGGTTGGTCAGAAGACTTACTTGTTTAGCAATGGTGACAAGTCCCTCCCTGAGATTGAAGAAGTTTATCGGTATTTAGACGAATTGATGTCGCGGTGTAGAGAAGCAGGATATGCACCAGCACCTGCGTCTGTGATGCATGAGTTAGAAGAAGAGGAGAGGGAATATGCTCTTAGATATCATAGTGAGAAGCTTGCAATAGCATTTGGGTTACTGAAAATGAACCCCGGTTTAACCATCAGGGTTGTGAAAAACCTTCGAATGTGTGAGGATTGTCATTCAGCAATAAAGTACATATCAATTGTTTCTAACAGAGAAATTATTGTCCGGGATAGGCTTCGTTTCCACCACTTCAATAATGGTTCATGTTCTTGTCTCGATTACTGGTGA